The DNA window CCGCCGACGTTGAAGACCCCGAAGTCCGCCCTGGAGTCCTCCATGACAAGGACGTTGGCGCGTGCGACGTCCCGCACGTTCACATAGTCGCGCAGTTGCCGACCATCTTCGTAAACCACGGGCGGCAGCCCGTGCATGAGGCGCAGGGCAAACCGCCGGGTGATCCCCGAGTAGGCGTTGTAGAACGAGTTTTGCGGCCCCTGCACGTACGTGTAGCGCATGCACGCCGTGGGAATACCGTACCGCCGTCCCAGGCGGTCGGCCAGCAACTCGATCGCGTACTTCGAGACCCCATACGTCGTTCCGGGGCTGATCGTCGCCTCATCGATGAGGAGCGGCTGCATCTCGCCCCCGCACGCCGGGCAGTGGATCTCCCAATCACCGCGGCGAAGCTGCTCCAGCGGACGCGGGCCCGGCACCCGTATGCCAGACGCGGGCAGGTTCAAGAGCACGCCGGGCCCTGCCCGGAGTTGCTCGTGGATCGAGGGCGCCATGTGGCCTTCGGCGCACCGCGTGCAGAAGTACCGACCTTCTCCGCTCACCGCCTGCGACGACGCGAACACGATCTTCCGCACGGGATACCGCCCGCGGTCTGCGACGATCAATTCGAACAGCAGCGCGGAACTCTCCGTGTTCGTGTGAATGAACTGTGAGAACTCCGGCAGGTAGTCCTGGTACGCGGCCAAGTGAATAACGTAGTCCGCGCCAACGAGCGCCCGCTGCATCGACGCCCTATCCACGACGTCGCCCTGAACGAACTCCGCCGCCGCGGGCACCCAGGGCGGCTTGCCTCGCGGATGCACGCGGGGTTGAAGGGAGTCCAGAATGCGAACGTCGTAACCCTTCGCAAGAAGCACGTTTGCGGTGTGAGAGCCGATGAACCCGGCTCCGCCGGTTACGACGCACAACGCCATGAGCAGCTGACCTCCGCCCGCGTGCGCCGCGGTGACGCCGCCCTAGCGGACAGGGTCCGAGGGCCTCCGTGACGTGGCATAAAGAATACACGGGTGCGGAGAGACCTCGACGTGGAACCCCGCACCCCTCAGCAATTGTACAATCTCGGCGACGTCCCCGTTGGGATGGTACTCCATGATGAGCGTCCGCACCCGACGCAGCACCGCCGGGTCGGCACCGCGCAGAATGTCGTACTCCGCGCCCTCGCAATCCAGCTTCACATATTCGCACACCGTCTTGCCGCATTCCGCGACGAGATCGTCGAGCGTGACGCATTCCACGGATAGCGATCGCATTCGTCCGTTCTGCAGCCAGTCCGGGTGGATGGATGGAAAGAACGTCGATCCCCCGGTATCGTCCTCAACGGTGTACAAGGTCTTCGTTCCGCGCGTGCCCGCCACTGCGACGTTGCGCGTCGTGACCTGCATCT is part of the bacterium genome and encodes:
- a CDS encoding FkbM family methyltransferase, with the protein product MSGINASRRWLTRARHAADVCRVYRDPLARFLDYLGRGRRGDVREIKLWNGLRFRVRLGTSDLGIVDEVFAHGVYDRVLRQIRPGETVIDVGSQCGIFALAAAVRGASVRCYEPIGENVERLLDNARLNGYEMQVTTRNVAVAGTRGTKTLYTVEDDTGGSTFFPSIHPDWLQNGRMRSLSVECVTLDDLVAECGKTVCEYVKLDCEGAEYDILRGADPAVLRRVRTLIMEYHPNGDVAEIVQLLRGAGFHVEVSPHPCILYATSRRPSDPVR
- a CDS encoding NAD-dependent epimerase/dehydratase family protein; amino-acid sequence: MALCVVTGGAGFIGSHTANVLLAKGYDVRILDSLQPRVHPRGKPPWVPAAAEFVQGDVVDRASMQRALVGADYVIHLAAYQDYLPEFSQFIHTNTESSALLFELIVADRGRYPVRKIVFASSQAVSGEGRYFCTRCAEGHMAPSIHEQLRAGPGVLLNLPASGIRVPGPRPLEQLRRGDWEIHCPACGGEMQPLLIDEATISPGTTYGVSKYAIELLADRLGRRYGIPTACMRYTYVQGPQNSFYNAYSGITRRFALRLMHGLPPVVYEDGRQLRDYVNVRDVARANVLVMEDSRADFGVFNVGGGRAVTVLELAALMLGAFKSPLTPEIAGDFRLGDTRHTISDISRLRALGWEPTVPVERSVTEYVAWITTQTGSREYLEEAERVMREQGVLQRARR